The Pocillopora verrucosa isolate sample1 chromosome 2, ASM3666991v2, whole genome shotgun sequence genome has a segment encoding these proteins:
- the LOC131776048 gene encoding ATP-binding cassette sub-family C member 4-like has protein sequence MAPKGGYRKIFGDEDKKVSFVSSLFYCWMNGVLKEGSQRPLDQNDFLPLSDENSGRYVTKKLRKSWESEKHQCKMNGKRPKLWRSVFDILSAKDVIIILTGNVLFTTSRLLFPLLLGYLVSKLMSTEAENTHRLYACALAMCLNGLIGGLGMHQQDYRCEILGIKIGSALRGLVYHKTLQLSKQTLLKFTAGRLFDLISNDIKRMEEETVKFFVLAVSAVPIYAGAIFLIYNLIGWQAVTGVFLLCILMPYFAVLSYANAKLRLRTATVSDQRISLMNQVVSGIRAVKMHAWEDEYGRKIKHVRRNEISIISKRTAIQSSIDAVSYSATPLATLVSVITMVLTGKTLTPANVFMLLSFLDVLKFIGMLNMTPGLMLTYDAYVSLERIEEFLLLENLSEASESDESNEPPQKAKSTLRNQSRTYLGKEEENTEKASLSRESTVLGSSICVSNLSYAKTHHEDEFILQDINFFASSKSLTVITGPVGSGKSTLLSAIAGEISNASGTIDYEGSVIYLPQTSWVFSGTIKENILFGQHLEESKYERIIDVCALKEDFQRLPDGDQTVVGERGEVLSGGQQARVGLARAVYADGDIYLLDDPLSAVDVKVGQHIFNKCIKDLLGDKIVLFSSHQQQHMVNADQVIVLYKGRVLDKGRFIELHEKGVISSIVDPLYKAALKDRTDLSWPFSLEDKEEHDDDEKCYKTHALPNEARSLEIAKEDRTIGVVTSRLYWDYFRSGAHPLMITGMVGLSLITQAIIGAPDLWLSFLARLNPEDQKNKTYLSVFACLVGVCFIFTIVRAYGFLLVSLKCAERLHDIMVVAILQAPVLFFESNPVGRILNRFSNDIGCVDEMLPKTFLAAMQRLLVIFAQILVIVAINVWLMFLVVPIFVLVVFLSNYYLKTARELKRLESISRSPVFAHFSETLIGLDTIRTRERQRDFVDALYRYQDVHNQAYIMVMASGRWLGTRLDCLASLLVGAVALAAILVSQDAAYAGLALVYVIQTLSSTQYAVRKTSEVENYMTSVERVMTYIKLDREPGYGEERTPPKDWPRRGSIVLRDVSLTYYPGGPQVLKNINLSIKGGEKIGVAGRTGAGKSSFVAALMRMPDADGEIIIDDVPIKDIGLQQARQGISVLGQSPVLFSGSLRKNLDIFDKFQDAELWQALEDVQLKDFVEALAAKLDHELLEHGANMSVGERQLICLARVLLQRSKIVVLDEPTAHVDPDTEQTVWNVVRDKLRESTVITIAHRLNTIKDCQKILVLKNGKVKGFDKFDSMMNMN, from the exons ATGGCACCAAAAGGCGGTTACAGGAAAATCTTTGgtgatgaagataaaaaagtcagttttgtaTCTTCACTTTTTTATTGTTGGATGAACGGAGTCCTTAAAGAGGGCAGTCAAAGACCTTTGgatcaaaatgactttttaccCTTGTCAGACGAGAACTCTGGCCGTTATGTTACCAAAAAGCTTCGAAAAAGCTGGGAAAGCGAGAAACATCAATGCAAGATGAATGGGAAGAGGCCCAAACTTTGGAGGAGTGTGTTTGATATACTTTCTGCCAAAGATGTTATCATCATTCTGACGGGGAATGTATTGTTTACAACTTCTCGCCTTCTCTTTCCACTGCTTCTTGGGTATCTTGTTTCTAAGCTTATGTCAACTGAGGCAGAGAATACTCATCGGCTCTACGCTTGCGCATTAGCTATGTGTCTCAATGGTTTGATCGGTGGTCTTGGTATGCACCAGCAAGACTACAGATGTGAAATATTGGGGATCAAAATAGGAAGCGCCCTGAGGGGACTGGTGTACCACAAG ACACTTCAACTCAGCAAGCAGACGTTACTGAAATTCACTGCAGGACGCTTATTCGATCTGATATCCAATGATATTAAAAGAATGGAAGAAGAGACAGTCAAGTTTTTTGTCTTAGCCGTTTCTGCAGTCCCTATTTATGCAGGGGCAATATTCCTAatctacaatttgattggttggcaGGCTGTCACGGGTGTGTTCCTCCTGTGTATTCTCATGCCATACTTTGCCGTCTTGTCCTATGCTAACGCTAAGCTGCGTCTGCGCACAGCTACAGTGTCAGATCAGCGAATCTCCCTAATGAATCAAGTAGTTTCCGGGATCCGCGCGGTCAAAATGCATGCGTGGGAGGACGAATACGGACGAAAGATAAAACATGTAAGAAG AAATGAAATCAGCATCATTTCGAAGAGGACAGCCATTCAGTCAAGCATCGATGCCGTGTCATACAGTGCAACGCCACTGGCCACACTGGTGTCAGTAATTACTATGGTGCTTACAGGGAAGACCCTCACGCCCGCCAATGTTTTTATGCTCCTGTCGTTTCtggatgttttaaaatttattggcATGTTAAATATGACTCCTGGTTTAATGTTAACGTATGACGCCTACGTTTCACTCGAAAGAATCGAAGAATTCCTTCTTTTGGAAAATCTGTCGGAAGCCTCGGAGAGTGATGAAAGCAACGAGCCCCCACAAAAAGCGAAAAGTACCTTAAGGAACCAAAGCCGCACTTACTTgggaaaagaagaggaaaatacAGAGAAAGCTTCCCTCTCTCGTGAATCAACAGTATTAGGGTCTTCTATATGTGTGTCAAATTTAAGCTACGCAAAAACGCATCATGAAGATGAATTTATTCTTCAGGATATCAACTTCTTTGCATCTTCAAAGAGTTTAACAGTCATCACCGGCCCGGTTGGAAGTGGGAAGTCTACTCTGCTCTCAGCGATCGCTGGTGAAATTTCGAACGCCAGTGGGACGATTGATTATGAAGGTTCTGTTATTTACTTGCCTCAGACTTCTTGGGTGTTCTCAGgaacgataaaagaaaacattctatTTGGCCAGCACCTCGAGGAGTCCAAGTACGAAAGAATAATCGACGTCTGCGCCTTAAAAGAAGACTTTCAGCGGCTACCTGATGGCGACCAAACAGTTGTTGGAGAACGCGGTGAGGTTCTGAGTGGAGGACAGCAGGCGAGAGTAGGTTTAGCTCGTGCAGTTTATGCTGACGGAGATATTTATCTATTGGATGATCCACTGAGTGCTGTCGATGTTAAAGTTGGCCAACACATCTTTAACAAGTGCATCAAAGATCTACTGGGCGATAAAATCGTTCTGTTCTCCTCTCATCAGCAACAGCACATGGTAAATGCAGATCAAGTGATTGTGTTGTACAAAGGGCGTGTCCTCGACAAGGGACGCTTTATTGAACTGCACGAAAAAGGTGTAATTAGTTCAATTGTTGACCCGCTCTATAAGGCAGCTCTGAAGGACAGAACAGACCTATCTTGGCCGTTCTCCTTGGAAGATAAGGAGGAACACGATGATGATGAAAAGTGCTATAAAACACATGCTTTGCCTAATGAAGCGAGGAGTTTGGAAATAGCCAAGGAGGATCGTACAATCGGCGTTGTGACATCCAGGCTTTATTGGGACTACTTCAGAAGTGGAGCACATCCTCTGATGATAACTGGAATGGTTGGTTTAAGTCTCATTACTCAAG CCATCATAGGTGCTCCAGACTTGTGGCTCTCGTTTCTTGCAAGGCTAAACCCAGAGGATCAGAAGAATAAAACATATCTATCTGTCTTCGCCTGTCTGGTTGGCGTGTGTTTTATATTTACTATTGTTCGGGCTTATGGATTCCTCTTAGTTTCTCTAAAATGCGCCGAGCGGCTACACGATATAATGgttgtggccattttacaaGCACCTGTCCTGTTCTTTGAATCAAATCCAGTGGGAAGAATCCTAAATCGCTTTTCCAATGATATTGGCTGCGTAGATGAGATGTTACCCAAAACATTCCTGGCGGCAATGCAGAGGCTCTTGGTGATATTTGCCCAAATTCTGGTTATAGTGGCCATAAATGTTTGGCTgatgtttcttgttgttccaATTTTCGTGCTGGTCGTTTTTCTATCCAATTATTACTTGAAGACTGCCAGAGAACTAAAGAGGTTAGAGTCGATATCCCGAAGCCCAGTCTTCGCTCATTTTTCGGAGACCCTGATAGGACTGGACACGATTCGTACGAGAGAAAGACAGAGAGATTTTGTGGATGCACTGTACAG ATATCAAGATGTTCACAATCAGGCGTACATTATGGTGATGGCCAGCGGTAGGTGGCTTGGTACACGTTTGGATTGTCTCGCTTCCTTGTTAGTCGGTGCAGTTGCTCTGGCTGCAATCTTGGTATCTCAAGATGCCG cttacgCTGGTCTCGCTCTTGTTTACGTCATCCAAACTCTGAGCTCGACTCAATACGCTGTTAGAAAAACCTCCGAAGTGGAAAACTACATGACGTCAGTTGAGCGAGTTATGACCTATATCAAACTTGACCGGGAGCCTGGATACGGGGAAGAACGAACACCGCCAAAAGACTGGCCTCGGAGAGGAAGTATTGTGTTGAGAGATGTATCACTGACGTACTATCCGGGGGGACCTCAAGTGCTGAAGAACATCAATCTTAGCATCAAAGGAGGAGAAAAGATCGGAGTTGCCGGCCGTACGGGAGCTGGGAAGTCATCTTTTGTAGCAGCTCTTATGCGCATGCCTGATGCTGATGGAGAGATAATCATCGACGATGTTCCAATTAAAGACATAGGCCTCCAGCAAGCTCGACAAGGTATCTCGGTTCTTGGTCAAAGTCCTGTTCTTTTTAGTGGATCATTGAGAAAAAATCTAGACATTTTTGACAAGTTTCAAGACGCTGAATTATGGCAGGCTTTAGAGGatgtgcaactgaaagattttgtcgAGGCACTTGCAGCCAAGCTCGATCACGAACTGCTGGAGCATGGCGCTAATATGAGTGTTGGAGAGCGGCAGTTAATTTGCTTGGCTCGTGTGCTGCTACAGCGAAGTAAAATCGTCGTCTTGGACGAGCCAACTGCGCATGTTGACCCAGACACAGAGCAGACGGTTTGGAATGTAGTGCGGGACAAACTAAGAGAGTCCACTGTCATCACTATAGCTCACCGTTTGAACACAATAAAAGACTGTCAGAAGATTTTGGTcttgaaaaatggaaaagttaaaggatttgacaaatttgattcAATGATGAACATGAATTGA